The Paenibacillus dendritiformis region ACGGAATCCGCTCCGACCAATTGCCCTTGATCACTTGCATCATGCTCAGATGCAGCACGTCGAGGCGGCGCTGCAGCCGGACGCCGGCGACATAGCCCATTATGAGCGACACGACGATGACCGTGCTGATGCCGAACAGCCACCAGTTCATGCCGTGGTACCATGCGCCTCCGTACACAATGCCAATCCAGAAGACGCTCATAATAAGGCCGCCGGAGATAAGAAAGGTAAGGAGAAGCTCCCATTTGACACTCCGGGAGCGGCGAACCCAATTCATCAGCATCGTTACCCTACCCTTGTCACCTTCACATCACCGATGAACGTGCTTACGACGATGCGAATTTTTTTGCCAGCCTCATAGAAATAAGGAGTCTCCATCTGGACGCTGCTCATAAATCCGTCCTTCTTTTGGTCGAATATTTTGACATCGCCCAGGAAGGAACTCGACGTTACGACAACCCCCAAATCCATATCGTTCGGAACGAATACCTTCACGTCTCCGATGAACGAGGAGACCGTAATCTTCGTCTCTCCGTAAGGAACCTGCGCCTTCGTCAAGTCTATGAACGTATCGCCGATAAAATGAGAGAGATTCGTCGGCTTCAGCTCCCAATAATCGCTGCCCAGATGGGTATCGCCGATGAACGCCGATTTGTGAAGCGTATCCCGCTTCGGGCTGCCTGACATGCCTCCCATCGGAGGCGGCGGCGGAACCGAACCGGCGAAGGAGCCTGATTGACCATGGAAATCACTCTTCTTCGGCTCTTTTTTCGTATAATTCGTGCCGAATTGCTCATCGAACTTGCTGTCGAAATCATAGTCCGTCGGCGGCGGTGGCGGAGGCGGCGGGGCCTGCGTATGGGCATCGTATCCCCAATCGTCCTCCTTCCAGTCCTTCCGGCGATGACGCTCCCGGTCAGGCCGCGGATAATCCCGCTTCTTGAACAGCATCCATACCCCGCCCACGATAAGGGCAAGCGGGAACAGCATTTTGAAGAAATCGCCCGGCGACATATAAATGTAGCCCAGATTCGACAGCAGGAAGTAGCCGCCGACGCCAAGCAGAATGACTCCCCAGAAGGCGCCATGCAGGAGCGAATTCAATCCAATGATGATCAAAATGGCCGGCCAGAAGGTGCGGAACAGCTCGCCGATGCTTATATCGATGTAGCCTAACTGGCTGAGCATAAAGAAAGCACCGAGCGCGATGAGCACCAGACCGCCGAACCATCGTCCCCGATTATGTTGCATGTTTCATCCCTCGCTTCTATCCTAATGCGGCTCAAGTTCATGCCGCTTCATGTATCTCTAGTGTAAGGGATGACTCGTCCGGACGCCAGCGGCGTGAGGTTGAAATCCGCCTCGGTCTCCAGACCGAGGGGATGGAAGCTGATTCCAGCTTCTTAGGGTCACCGCCTGTTGACTCTGCCAACAGGCATAGCAGGAGGCGTTCAGAGCGACCTGGTTATTAGCGTTGTTATTGACAATGATGTGCTGTGTGTATATGATGTGTATGTAATACATGCACAGTTGATATTGATGGAGGTCACATGAAAATTATAATTTCCAACGTATCCGATCCGCCGATTTATCAGCAAATCAAGGACCAGATCAAGGATGCCATCCTGTACGGCGAGCTGAAGGAGGGCGAATTGCTCCCATCCATTCGGGCGCTGGCCAACGATCTGCATGTGAGCGTGCTGACGACGCGGAGAGTGTATGATGAACTGGAATCCGAAGGATTTATTACAACAAGGCCGGGCAAAGGCTCCTTTGTCGCAAAGGAGAACCTGGAGCTATTGCTGGAATCGAAGCGGCATATGGTTGAAGTCAAGCTGACAGAAGCATGGACAACCGCTCGCGCGCTCGGAATCAGCAAGGAAGAACTCGTGGCCATGATGGAGATACTTTTCGAGGAGGAAGACCAATGAATTCGATTCTGGATGTCACAGGACTTCACAAACAAATTGGTTCATTCAGCCTGGAGGATATCAGCTTTTCTCTGCAGGAAGGCTGCATCACCGGGCTGGTTGGCATTAACGGGGCAGGCAAGACGACGACGATCAAAGCGATCCTCGGTTTGGTGTCGGCGGATGCCGGACGCATCGCCCTATTCGGCAAGGACATGGCCGGCCATGAACGGGAGCTGAAAAACCGGATCGGCATCGTGATGGATGAAGGCTACTTTTATGAGGATTTGACCTTGGAGGAAATGAAGAGTATCGTCGCTCCGGCCTATTCCAAATGGGATGAGTCCGCATTCAAGCAATATATGTCACGCTTCAGCCTGCAGCCCGGCCAAAAAATCTCGACCTTGTCGAAAGGAATGCGCATGAAATATGCGCTTGCCTTGGCACTCTCCCATCATGCCGAGCTGTTGATTATGGATGAGCCTACCAGCGGCCTGGACCCTCTGGTGCGAAGCGAGCTGATGGACATCCTGCTCGACTTTATGCAATCAGGCGGAAAATCCGTCTTCTTCTCCACCCATATTACGTCCGACCTGGACAAAGTGGCCGATGCGCTCATTTTCATGGACAGGGGCAAAATCAGATTCGTGGAGGACAAGGATGCATTGCTGGATTCGCATGCGGTTATCAAGGGGGACAAGGCGGCGCTGAACGAGGAGACGAGGGCATTGTTTTTGAGCCTGGAGGAGAGCCACTACGGCTTTACGGGCCTGACCGACAATAAAATGGCCGTGCGCCAAAAAATGAACAATGTGCTTATTGAGCGTCCGACGATCGAAGATGTGATGCTCGGTTATTTAAAGGGGGCAAAATAGATGCTGCTTCATCTTGTGAAAAAAGACTTTCTCCTGGCAAAAAAGCATTTGGCCTTCATGCTGGCGGTGGCCTTTGTATTCCCGGCTTTTATTTCCTCGAAGCTTCCTGTGTCCAGCAGCTTTTTGGCGTTTTTTATTACCTGGCTTTATTTTGTGTATCTGCTCTTCAACACCGTGTCGATGATGGAATATAAATTTAAGGGAGCGGCCTTGCTGTGCGCGACCCCCTATACTCGCCAAGCTTTGGTAAAAGCAAAATATTTGTTCATTTGCGTGCTCTTTGCCGGATGCTATTTGATTTATACGATAATGGCCCTGATACTGCCCTCGAAGCTCGAATTATTGTCCGCGGCTTCGTTCGCCGGATCGTTTCTGCTCTTTTCCGTTATATTCGGGATTTTGCTGCCGTTCCAATATCATTTCGGTTATGAGAAATCCAAATATGTATTTATGATTTTTGTCTTTCTCACGCCGTTTGTGTCGCCGGTCATCGCTCGGATGGCGCATGATTCCCGCTTCAGTCTGAGCCTTGATCTTCCTCTCCCGTCTGCCGTGCAAGCTTGGCTTCCCGCACTGCTCGGGTTGTTGATTGGATGGATCTCGATGCGACTGTCGATAACCATCTATTCGCGGCAAAACCTGTGATCACTTGGATGCAAAAAAGACCGCCTCATCGGCGGTCATTGCATCTCTTAATAATAGGGGGACGATCCAGGCGCCCTCCATGGCGGCACAATTACAGTTGTTCTGGCTGTCTTTTGGAGACACGGTTCGCTTGCGGCTTGTTCAGAGCGCTTGCGGCGCCTTCCGATTCAACCGCAAATTCCGTGTCCGCAGCTTCGTTACCTGCTGCGAATTCCGTATCCGCAAAGGCATTTCCTGCTGCAAATCCCGTGTTCGCAGCCGCGTTTCTTCCTGCAGCTCCTCCCGTGACTGCACCCGCGTTTCTTGGTGCAACTCCTGTATCTGCAGCCGTGT contains the following coding sequences:
- the liaF gene encoding cell wall-active antibiotics response protein LiaF, producing the protein MQHNRGRWFGGLVLIALGAFFMLSQLGYIDISIGELFRTFWPAILIIIGLNSLLHGAFWGVILLGVGGYFLLSNLGYIYMSPGDFFKMLFPLALIVGGVWMLFKKRDYPRPDRERHRRKDWKEDDWGYDAHTQAPPPPPPPPTDYDFDSKFDEQFGTNYTKKEPKKSDFHGQSGSFAGSVPPPPPMGGMSGSPKRDTLHKSAFIGDTHLGSDYWELKPTNLSHFIGDTFIDLTKAQVPYGETKITVSSFIGDVKVFVPNDMDLGVVVTSSSFLGDVKIFDQKKDGFMSSVQMETPYFYEAGKKIRIVVSTFIGDVKVTRVG
- a CDS encoding GntR family transcriptional regulator — protein: MKIIISNVSDPPIYQQIKDQIKDAILYGELKEGELLPSIRALANDLHVSVLTTRRVYDELESEGFITTRPGKGSFVAKENLELLLESKRHMVEVKLTEAWTTARALGISKEELVAMMEILFEEEDQ
- a CDS encoding ABC transporter ATP-binding protein, with the translated sequence MNSILDVTGLHKQIGSFSLEDISFSLQEGCITGLVGINGAGKTTTIKAILGLVSADAGRIALFGKDMAGHERELKNRIGIVMDEGYFYEDLTLEEMKSIVAPAYSKWDESAFKQYMSRFSLQPGQKISTLSKGMRMKYALALALSHHAELLIMDEPTSGLDPLVRSELMDILLDFMQSGGKSVFFSTHITSDLDKVADALIFMDRGKIRFVEDKDALLDSHAVIKGDKAALNEETRALFLSLEESHYGFTGLTDNKMAVRQKMNNVLIERPTIEDVMLGYLKGAK
- a CDS encoding ABC-2 transporter permease; translation: MLLHLVKKDFLLAKKHLAFMLAVAFVFPAFISSKLPVSSSFLAFFITWLYFVYLLFNTVSMMEYKFKGAALLCATPYTRQALVKAKYLFICVLFAGCYLIYTIMALILPSKLELLSAASFAGSFLLFSVIFGILLPFQYHFGYEKSKYVFMIFVFLTPFVSPVIARMAHDSRFSLSLDLPLPSAVQAWLPALLGLLIGWISMRLSITIYSRQNL